A region from the Podarcis raffonei isolate rPodRaf1 chromosome 11, rPodRaf1.pri, whole genome shotgun sequence genome encodes:
- the CCDC152 gene encoding coiled-coil domain-containing protein 152, with protein MKKISVVNLDALLEGFLNIEKKISGLHGKNNILSLQLDETNKLLTASQMKEESAKEECATLQNVIKGLQQTIENQYNLRDESERLKNTAHNLEEKLKSHEQEHKNMVDRLMREIEKKEEEHKLEQWKLHYDMNKKFEAMEKEHKLLIEKKDMEILELTKQLRAQEKEKQDEIIKLQIEFNAELVKLQTKMPKSYPNPTSLPQNIYRRKLQHFQEEKNKEIEVLRNTIRNLEQRLGKGEGVHFKC; from the exons AAAATATCAGGGCTTCatggaaaaaataatattcttagTCTTCAGTTAGATGAAACAAACAAGTTACTGACAGCAAGTCAAATGAAGGAAGAATCAGCTAAAGAAG aatgtgcTACACTCCAAAATGTGATTAAAGGTCTCCAACAAACTATAGAAAACCAGTATAATTTGAGAG ATGAAAGTGAGAGACTGAAGAACACAGCTCATAATTTAGAAGAGAAACTAAAATCCCATGAACAG GAACATAAAAATATGGTTGATAGACTCATGAGAGAAAttgaaaagaaggaggaggaacacaaGCTTGAACAATGGAAGCTGCACTATGACAtgaataaaaaat TTGAAGCCATGGAGAAAGAGCACAAGCTACTAATAGAGAAAAAAGATATGGAGATTTTAGAATTAACTAAACAACTCAgagcacaagaaaaagaaaaacaggatgAGATAATCAAATTGCAAATAGAG TTCAATGCTGAATTGGTAAAGCTTCAGACCAAAATGCCCAAGTCCTATCCAAATCCCACTTCACTGCCTCAAAACATTTACAGAAGG aagcttcaGCATTTTCAAGAAGAGAAGAATAAGGAAATTGAAGTTCTCCGTAATACCATCAGAAACTTGGAACAGAGGCTTGGCAAAGGTGAAGGTGTCCATTTCAAATGTTGA